One segment of Zymoseptoria tritici IPO323 chromosome 2, whole genome shotgun sequence DNA contains the following:
- a CDS encoding hydrophobin-like protein (cysteine-rich protein with half-hydrophobin motif), which yields MHLLKVLSAAPLLLQAAFASPTQHDERSASICGSVGYDQGKFLLNKPECTIAQCSDLCKKNINCKSYGYGKRTCRLYSKCLKDTVKPSKGSPYSFYDRACPCPSAHAFYHAVYHGVVDHDIYHGIVDHGIYYAVDHAFYYAPDHYDSIHDSLHDCAYNQHDRTRSFPVSMYGTLQPAAVLQGRLWNLLRVSSTSPKNAFVQGCADQNLSAACCVVPIAGQAALCQGVMPDTPTATSTSTTASTTASTTTASTTASIAAPTATSTTASTTKSTAAAVPTSVRLRLTALDGSDLGYVTNTFSLYGHRQATNDVSQALIVSYDSAADPLSQLDLTNMNSATYTDLPYLSGNVGSASSNFDNLGPGNNNGVLIGASLSTPPGERAKQVDNSYGRRLGGPRNCESAIWEIDPTNNALRPVWINTDGSKPTVFVLLFGGVLLFTGDVSNYFASNPTGTTALTIAIEPIT from the exons ATGCATCTCCTCAaagtcctctccgccgcaccCTTGCTGCTTCAAGCAGCCTTTGCGTCTCCTACTCAACACGACGAGCGCTCTGCCTCCATTTGCGGCTCCGTCGGATACGATCAAGGAAAATTCCTGCTCAACAAGCCCGAATGCACTATTGCACAGTGCTCGGATTTGTGCAAGAAGAACATAAACTGCAAGAGCTATGGCTATGGCAAGAGGACATGTCGACTCTACTCGAAATGTTTGAAAGATACCGTCAAGCCTAGCAAGGGATCGCCGTACAGCTTTTACGACAGAGCTTGTCCTTGCCCGTCGGCG CACGCGTTCTACCACGCGGTCTACCACGGCGTCGTCGACCACGACATTTACCACGGCATCGTCGACCACGGCATCTACTACGCCGTCGACCACGCCTTCTACTACGCCCCCGATCACTACGACTCCATCCACGACTCCCTCCACGACTGCGCCTACAACCAGCACGATCGCACCCGCAGCTTCCCCGTTTCAATGTACGGGACTTTACAACCAGCCGCGGTGCTGCAAGGCCGACTCTGGAACCTATTACGAGTGTCAAGCAC CTCTCCTAAAAACGCCTTCGTCCAAGGATGCGCTGATCAAAATCTGTCCGCCGCTTGTTGTGTCGTTCCTATC GCTGGACAAGCTGCTCTTTGTCAGGGTGTCATGCCGGACACTCCTACAGCGACCTCGACTTCTACTACGGCTTCGACAACTGCTAGCACAACTACAGCAAGCACAACAGCTTCCATTGCGGCACCCACAGCCACAAGCACCACTGCCAGTACCACAAAATCCACTGCAGCTGCTGTACCTACCAGTGTACGACTTCGTCTGACCGCACTTGACGGGTCGGATCTCGGCTATGTTACGAACACATTTTCCCTCTATGGCCATCGGCAAGCTACCAACGATGTGTCACAAGCGCTTATCGTCAGCTACGATTCCGCAGCGGATCCTCTCTCGCAATTGGACCTCACCAATATGAACTCTGCTACTTACACGGATCTGCCATATCTGTCTGGAAATGTGGGCAGCGCATCAAGTAACTTTGACAACCTTGGCCCAGGGAACAATAA CGGTGTATTGATCGGTGCCTCTCTCTCGA CTCCGCCCGGCGAGCGCGCGAAACAAGTCGACAACTCGTATGGACGAAGGCTGGGAGGTCCGAGGAACTGCGAGTCAGCAATC TGGGAGATCGACCCGACGAACAACGCTCTTCGACCCGTATGGATCAATACCGACGGCT CGAAACCTaccgtcttcgtcctcctgTTTGGTGGCGTACTGCTATTCACAGGCGACGTGTCCAACTATTTCGCAAGCAATCCTACAGGTACCACAGCGCTCACCATTGCGATCGAGCCAATCACTTAA